Sequence from the Macrobrachium rosenbergii isolate ZJJX-2024 chromosome 26, ASM4041242v1, whole genome shotgun sequence genome:
CACCTTCGCCGCAAAAGGTCAGCTATCGATCGTAAAGGCACAAATCCTAAGCAGACTATCAGTGGATTCAGTTGAGCAATTGCAAACCGGCACAAATTGAATGGTGCGTTGCcacaaaagggaaaaaacataACTACTGCAAACCACGGGTATGTTCTACCACACGTTGCGTCACTGGCATTTCAGGCGTCGTTTTTAAAAGCGCAATCGGAAGATGAAACAATTGGAGATGAACACACGTACTAAACATACTCACTGCTGATTCCAGTACTCGGATCCAAGACACGAACTCTCAGCCGGCGAAGTTTTTGTCCCGTCGTGCAGAAACGGTAACTGGGTGTGCGAAACACCGACATTTTCATCCTTTTGTAATTATCTAGTCAGATGATCTTATTCTGtgatcccccacccccacccccaccccttatAACCCCTCCACGTACCCACAACACGCACTCGGCCCCCGGTCAGTCCCTGCGACGCGTACGCGATCGACAGAGAAAATTTCCTTGAAGCTCTTCCTGGGCCTAATCCTCCTCGGAGGCCCGTACGGGATTTCCTAGAGTTCTTGTGGCTAGAGATACGTTGAGACGTCGTGGGGGAGGCCTCAGCCCGTCTGCGTTCACTACATGCTTCCAAGTGTGTTGAtctcttattattcttttattattttttaacagggTCTTTTTTCATGCAGCTCACGATGGCCCTCTTCACGTTGAcaatgacgttttttttttttttatccaggttttgtgataacttttaattttatgggCGTTGATAAAAAGAACAACAGTGCCATACTTTCGTCTTTCAGCGGATTGGCACTGGCTACTTTTTACGTTGTGGGACCATTAATCATTCATGAAACGCTGCTCTCGTTTGTTGGGAAATTCTGATGCAGAATTGGTGGCATTATTATTGTGATAAATTTAcccttttagattttattttgctcTCGTTAAAAAGTACCGTTCCTCGTAATTCGAAGCGCAATTTTCAGCAATAAACTGAACTTGTGTTACAAAATAATAGTGCAACTGGAAAAAACAGAATATGTTAAAATGGAAAGGTCAACATTATCCTTTTTGAGAATAGATATCATCATTTGGGTGTAAAGTGTTTATACTAAAGAACAAATTTTTGTCAGATTTCgaacgaaaaatttttttatatacgaatGTAGGAGGAATTTGTATTCGATCTTTTTCGTAGGCACGGCAATCATTAATCCTCAGCGTTGTGAGCTGCAATTCTGTTACTGGTGGAATTGTGAAATCGTGTGAaatgctaaagaagaagaagaagaagaaaatgaccaTATTATTATACTGGAGACAATTTTTCATGTCTTGACATAgattacttgtaaatattttttatacttgtcTTTCAAGTCTGTGAAGACGattcagaaataaaacaatttgttgaaggtattctgttttatttcgtttccttttcttttttttgtgtatcttttttttcattccttggtgtgtaacaaaaaatatgactttcacatatgtacacatttacagtcctggaaaaaaaaaaaacaaacactccCATGTTGACAGAACTATTCCACATAAATTAAGAGAATTCCAAGTCACGCAATTatactacatacagtatatacagtcgATTGTGTGATAAACTCTACAGTAAATGCGAGAGCCACTTGGGCTTTGACACGAACACCTGACACTCAGCTGTTGAGAAAGCAGCTTTCAATATCACTTCGGTGACCAGAAATGGAGGAAGTATGTCTGAAGTCAAATCAAAACTTAATGAGACTAGTGGCAAGAAAAGAGCCAACATTGAAAGAATagagaactgaaaatgaaaaaaaaggctgCGATGCTGCGGAATGTCGTTAGATTAGGGGCGGTTCCTCCTCCTGCCTCCCGACCCTCCTTCCCGTGGTCTCGGcgattaattcttcttcttcgctttctcGCTGGAACCTGAAAGAGACGGGGAATTAATCTATCGGATCCACGCCAAGGAAGGGTCGCTGATTTGGCGATACATTAGCAACCTCAACTTACAAACAGGTTAGGGGTCTGGCTCTCTGATGAGTGACAAAGACCCCAAATAATAGCCTGCACTTGAAAGTTAACAAAGGCCCCAAattatagcctgcacttgaaaGTACTTGTACCTGACACTTTGCATTCAATTCAAGAGATTCATAAGCAATCGTAATATCACAGCTGACAAGTACAGAAGTCTGCTAAGATGAGGTCCATTATGCAGATTTGTTACTAGCAATGCCTTCTCCCTTTCTACAGGCTTTTTCCTGTCTCAGCGTAAACCACTGCTGCTAAAATCAGACTTTTAAAGTCTGATGCAAGTTCCCTAACAATGATGTTTAAAATGAGATTAGTTAGTCTCATGTCCGGCTGAATGTCGCACGAAAATAGAGGAACAAAGTTATTTAAAATGCTTTTCCCGTTTTATGAATACATGATTAAAGAAAGAGTTTCAAACCAGGTCAAAATTGActgactttaaaagaaaaaatggaaaaaacaaagaaaaacattaccCTAAATCTGGCAACAAGCAACTAAGTACATAAATAATAGACCTTTTATAGCACAAGCACAACTCATTCATTCTAAACCCCATGGGGGTACTACTGTACCATAAGTGGCCCCCTGTGGGGCAGTTCCAAGGTTTTATTACATCGTCCTTGGTCTCATCACCTGCACCCTTTCTAACTGCTAAATGTCCAACTTCTTTAGCTTGGTCATGCTCCCAATTTTCACCCCTTGCTTAAAAGTAAAAGCTTTGAGCATCTGCAAATATGACTTGGTGGTCTTGTTATACTTTGCAACTGTAAAAAACAGGAATCGAAGACAATATGACTGCTTCCACTGTTCACCTTGAGTGGTGATCACCCGCTTACCTTGAAGGGTCGATAACTGCCTCAAATCTTCCACTTACATAATGAGAGGCTATTATTATTGCCAAACAGCGATCGCCGAGTTAACTGTTCTGGGTCTGAAGGATTTTCTCTATTcttaatggaatacaaaatttatgccaagagctgggacctaggagttcattcagcactgaaagggaaattgggagtgaaaaggttttcaaggtgcaacgggaggaaaaccctgcagttgcactatgacacaatccttaggagatggtggagattaagacggaagagaatatgaaaatgaatgcaaggggttgtagctaggggatgTAAGGACGCTGCACAGGACTGTACGTAATGCCCACTGACAGCTCTTCCTCCCTAAAAGGTCTACTTTTAAATGAACAGTTAAAAACAGGAGGAAGGGTAAAACCAATGGGAAAAGTTTGCCCTACTGCTGAAAATATTAAGTTTGTATAGCGGATCGTGACTTACAGCAGATTTGATCTTACAGAGCTCTTTAAGGGGCGGCGCTGGGACAGATCCCCCGCCGTGAGTCGACAGCCTACTACTTGACTGATTCCAGTAGTCATCTCAAACTTTAAGTTCATCCCAAAGCAACCTTAACATGGCAACTAGTCCACATAGAATTACTGAATACCTTCTATGGGTTGCATTCATGAGTTGTCACTGAATATTTATAAACTTCTTCACTGAAACCTTAATCAAAACTGTCTTTCCTCCTTTCAGAGACATATCCTGGCTATTTCTCAACCTCTGCTATATAGCATAAGCCTGGTAAATCACAGATCAAAAGTTCAAATCCCCAAAAGAGGAGGCATTTCTTATTCGACCCACACTGGGATCTGCAcagaaattttgttgttgttcatatAAAACAATGAGTCTTGATTAGCAAAACCTACATAGGACCATCTTTCTCTTACCCATTCCATGGACATATATGGCTTTGTGGAGTCACTTATTGTTGGTCTATAAATTTCACATGGAGCACATTTTAGCAGTTCCCTAAACAAAATCATTTCTAGACTTCCATCTGATCTGGTGGGTTCTTGAATCCATACAAGCTACAGTATACATCATATGTAGACGATGAAATATAATATGGGCTGTACAACATGACAACGTTATTTTAAGATGTTTTGCACACAGAGTAAAAGATACACTCACCTACAGTACCATCAGACACAGACCATGTTGAGCTTTCATTATGatcctgtaaaacaaaaaaacattcatgaaataatAGTTCGGCCTTCTCTTGAAATTTTGAATCACTGATATgattttctttacataaataaaattctattcGTATTTTTGCTTGAACCATGACCAAGTCTAACTGAAAAGTCATCCACGTAACATCTAAAACCAATATAGTATGACACATACAGAGACATCTTTAGTTGCACATTTTCCCCCCCTGTGATTTTACAGACACTCATTCCAGAATTCAGTACCTGTAAAACATATCTCCaccaagaaaatattatcaatcCATACCCTAGCGTTCTAAATATCCCCAACCAGGATATCATGCACAGTACCTTAATGGAAAGGCCAGTCACTTGAAGATTTTCACGTAAATTATCACAGGCTTGCAGCAACGGGACACGCTCCTTCCTCTTTAGTTTCTTGTCTCCAGACGACAGTTCttgctgtaaaaaaattaagatttaaagaTTTCCAAGTCACCTTTATAATATTCTAGGTCACTGAACATATAATCAGATGACCACTGAATCTGAGACACCACTTTCACCATGGAAAAGACTGGAATATGGTATGACCTCCCAAAAATAGACTTTTAGATTTGCGATGTTTCATGACATCGAATACTGTGTCTGATATAGTTTTCAAACCAAACTCACAGTAAGCTTTCCTGACActgaaaaatcacagaaaaatccTTTTTAATGCCAATTTTGGTAACAGCAAAGTCGAGAGAGATTTACAcgaacagataaaaattaaaggaagacATTCATTGAAGCTGGAGGCCCAtgggaaactataaaaaaatcttcTGTACTTGCACACATGGCAAACTATGAGCAGGAACTCCATAAAAAAGGCAACAGGTGACAGTAGAATCTTTTGAAAACTGTTTCTAAACGGTAACAGGTCGGAAAACACAGCTTGACAATCAAGAAACGAAAGCACTACATTACCTGAGCAGACGTGGGATCTTGGAGAAGCGCGTACGAGCGCACTTCGTGCCTAAACTTGACTACAGAGTTCATGACGTGCGCGAGGCGCCCACTCGACTCTAGCGACATGTTGGCAGCGTCTCGCTGTTGGGTGAGGACATGAAGCGACTCAAAAATAATCGTCTGCATCTCCGAATCTCGGAAACAAAATCATTTCACTTTTAATTGCTAACTTAAATTCTCCCTATTCTGCCTTAGTTATGGAATGTTCTcggtaattcttttatttcaattctAGATTCGTTTAACAATTCCACTGAGTCATTTCCAGACCGTTACAAGGCTGGCTCAAAGGATTTATTCCTGGAAACTGAAACGTGACAAAGTTAAGGAGGTTGGACAATTAGGTTGAGAGGCCAGATGGGaaagataagaggaaaaaaaatgcaatgaaggTATCTTCCCTCTTTCAGGGCTGGGCAGGCTAAGGGCACTAGGATGTCTGTACCCCTGTCTAGCTCAGGATTAAAGGGTGGAAGGGTGGGGTCACCCATAACGGAAGCAGCAGATCTGCCTCTTAAAGGAGAGGTTATAAGTAGGGAAAACAGACTGCTAGAGAATTCCAAGGCCTGGCAGTAGGAGGGAAGAAATCGTCACTGAAACTTTAAGTTCATAGTTCATTTAATTGGTCTCCCAAAGAGCAACTTCCTGGCTTCCTTGTCACTTCTTATCTCAAGCCTACAACACTCGGAAATCAAGTGACAAAAATCAGTCGTGACAAAATAAGACAAGAATATTTGTGAAGTAGTGAAAAccctaaaagaaccttaaaaactaaataaatagcaccttgcaaagaaattatatatactgagagaaaaaccaagtaaagaaaaatgacattataaCACAGCCAAGATCAAATGGCAGACATCTACATGCCTTAAAAATTGCtgcaaattataaattttcataataaaattcattatttggataATTACCTACTACtgaagatagcttatatctccatagacgcagagatataagctatctttaacagtaggtaagattcttCCCAAACAACTCtatcaaaaagaaatgaaaagccaACTTACCAAGCTTGGGAAACTCATGCCGAACACGTCCTCCATCAAATAATGAATGTAACTGCATATGGCAACCATCGTTCCGGCGCTCCTCGATAAACTTACGCTCTGCAAGAGATAGGTCTTCGTAAGTTCCCCCTATTGCCGATTTGATCTGTTTGGTTACTGGTCTCTAACAATCATAGTCCCATGAGTTTGGTTACATGAAATCAAGGAGTTTAGTAAGGCGAACGACTCCTGAAACAATTGGTGTAGGCTTCTTTACTAAATGCATTTATTGAAGTGGAAAAATCAGTTAACGTGCCAATTTGAGACTTGATAAAGCAGATGGTTCTAGGTGAGTGGGCAGAGTTTATGTGAATGCCTGCGTGAGAGAGAGCACTAACCGTGAAGAGGAAACATAAtcaaattcataactttaactACTGCGAAATTAAAGTCGACACAGAAGTAAATATTACTCAACACTACAGTACTTAAAACACCCATTTGTACCACtattaacaattataaaaatgcaGATTACTGTACCTAACCTCCAAAAAAATCCCACTGCCATATTTTTCATCACAGTTTTATTATGGTACAACAACTGTAGCACTGAACATGTCCCAGTAATCAAAACGTAAGCAACTAGACTACGGATCACACTGACCGTGGGTTTAGTGTGCAGTTCTTTCGTTGCATGAGAAATCAAATCCATGACGGCAGACAGGGCCTTCGAGGTGTCCATGTCATCCGCCAGGTGATTCTTCACTTTAACTCTTGTTTGGGCTAATCTCTGGAAAGAGTACACGATAAGCTTAATGTGAAATATACTTCTACAGTTatataactgtgggtttgttgcAGCAGATAAACCAGTTATAAATTCATAGAGTGTAAACTGGAGAGATAAAACCACTTGCAAGGAATCACAAAAAGAAGCTGAAGAGATAAAATCTGATACTAGGACTGGAAAAGGATCAATTCATTCGTTAAAACCAAATACGAGAAATCCAGGAGGCTATACATCCCCTATACAGAAAGTTCAATGAAACAGGTCATCTAATACTTTATCTTGccaaaactaaacataaaaaagaagagaggagagaggaggaagtaAAAGACCAACCACcttgaagaaaaattaatgagaaagAATGAAATCTCTAGCCGGGAACGACGCTTTAAATAAAACCTAAAGCAAGTGGCACTACAGTGACCTGACAATACAGAATTTTGCATCTGGGAAAAAGGCGAAGTTGGGGTCACAGACTGCACGACCTGCATTTGACAGACTCCCATTAGGGGAAATGATAAGGATGAATACATCACATGCAGCTGGATTATTCCAGAGCCACAGTAATGCTCCAAAAGATCGTTTGTACAAAAAACCACATACACACTTTTTAAGAACACATTGATAATTGAGGGCCCTTTTTTAACCAGGACACTCATAAATGATTACTAAAAACATCcctaaaatcatgaaaatattctcCACATCCTAAACTTTTCCTAGGGGTACAAACCAACTTATCCCAAGGTAAAGTTATGAGCTCCAACACAGTCTTCAAAAAAACAGGCACCTGATCAGCTTCCCCGAAATCCATCGACCTACCTGCTTCAAGCCAGACTCATCTAAAGGACCACACTTCAACTGTCCATTGATGTAAGCGTACGCATCCTGCAAGAAGGCGCGGACTCTCCGCACGTGAGCATTGGCTTCAAGCATGCATGTCTGAGTGTAGGCCACTTCTGGAAATGAAAACAGGGCAGTTTAAATGAAACAGCAAAAACGATTCAGCACTGAATCGCGGAGAACTTTCATATTCACCTCACATATAAATAGCCAGTTAATAATTAATAGGTAAACAGCAGCAAGCTAATACTGAATGATTAACAGCAATTATCAATGAGCCTGTTAGTGATCACGAATGACAATCCCAGACACCGAGAACGTTACCCTAAACATGACCGTAGTCACAAGCACGAGAATAAACATCTCAAGTAAAACTGCTGTACTATCACAACCTTCAGTAAACGACATTATGTTAAAACTACAATATCGACGATGGAAGTGGTTTTTCCATCCTTTTCAAGAGCCAGCTAATACTAACGGCTGCGATAGTGCGAGAGGAGGCAAAAGAACCTGAATGTGTTGACTGAGTGCTCCTCCAGCAACTCGCTGATGCTGATTGTGTTCCGGAGAGACTTGGACATCTTCTCAGCATCCTTGGCATGGAGGTGGCCTGGAAGACAGTGGATTCACTATAAAAACAAATGCAGTCAATAAAAGGGCAAGGCTTGAGTTCCAGATTATTTTGGGAGTCCAGACAATAGTCACTCAACCAATAAATTGTGATTACAGTATACTACTGTGGGAATAAACCacacaaagttaaaaataaaagcaaactacTATTCACATTAGTCTCCCAGTTTGTATCCATTTTTTTAATCTGGGTGTGACCTGCGATTCGTTGAAATTCAAACAA
This genomic interval carries:
- the CysRS-m gene encoding probable cysteine--tRNA ligase, mitochondrial isoform X2, whose amino-acid sequence is MSSLSWIPPDGHDTGVVLYNSASKSKVPFKTIYPGLVSWYMCGPTVYDSAHIGHALSYVKFDIIRRILARVFNINVVVVMGVTDIDDKIIKRAHEMKVDFRELSKFYEEEFFADMDRLRVLRPSLAPRVTEHVPFITAFIQKILDNKLAYTVSDGSVYFDTVAFGRYGKMTPLDGSVDTKESGIKKSPRDFALWKGAKPGEPYWESPWGRGRPGWHIECSAMANHILGTRLDLHSGGIDLLFPHHENEEAQCCAHSGDLQWCNYWLHTGHLHAKDAEKMSKSLRNTISISELLEEHSVNTFRFFCLLSHYRSQVAYTQTCMLEANAHVRRVRAFLQDAYAYINGQLKCGPLDESGLKQRLAQTRVKVKNHLADDMDTSKALSAVMDLISHATKELHTKPTSVSLSRSAGTMVAICSYIHYLMEDVFGMSFPSLRDAANMSLESSGRLAHVMNSVVKFRHEVRSYALLQDPTSAQQELSSGDKKLKRKERVPLLQACDNLRENLQVTGLSIKDHNESSTWSVSDGTVGSSEKAKKKN
- the CysRS-m gene encoding probable cysteine--tRNA ligase, mitochondrial isoform X3, with translation MHCELESYVKFDIIRRILARVFNINVVVVMGVTDIDDKIIKRAHEMKVDFRELSKFYEEEFFADMDRLRVLRPSLAPRVTEHVPFITAFIQKILDNKLAYTVSDGSVYFDTVAFGRYGKMTPLDGSVDTKESGIKKSPRDFALWKGAKPGEPYWESPWGRGRPGWHIECSAMANHILGTRLDLHSGGIDLLFPHHENEEAQCCAHSGDLQWCNYWLHTGHLHAKDAEKMSKSLRNTISISELLEEHSVNTFRFFCLLSHYRSQVAYTQTCMLEANAHVRRVRAFLQDAYAYINGQLKCGPLDESGLKQRLAQTRVKVKNHLADDMDTSKALSAVMDLISHATKELHTKPTSVSLSRSAGTMVAICSYIHYLMEDVFGMSFPSLRDAANMSLESSGRLAHVMNSVVKFRHEVRSYALLQDPTSAQQELSSGDKKLKRKERVPLLQACDNLRENLQVTGLSIKDHNESSTWSVSDGTVGSSEKAKKKN